Proteins co-encoded in one Sediminispirochaeta bajacaliforniensis DSM 16054 genomic window:
- a CDS encoding P-loop NTPase has product MTIAVASGKGGTGKTTIATALAMLWPEPVALLDADVEEPNCRFFLDTMEGKQREVFLPVPQIDEAICTGCGACSSFCRYGALVRIGRKVMAFPNLCHSCGACMMVCPKGAISEKPSFIGTIDSAQFRALDGGLRTHRWGTLKLGAAMAPPLIRELRREKNKEPLQLIDSPPGASCPMANAVKNADLVLMVAENTPFGAHDLEKAISTLEEMDLPVLALINRADLGGGEAEAVCRRKGIDIIGRVPFDRKVAESYARGVHPILEVPAFRQAVEQVVGHLIAFLQTRIEQKT; this is encoded by the coding sequence ATGACCATAGCGGTTGCCAGCGGAAAGGGAGGAACGGGAAAAACCACGATTGCAACGGCCCTGGCCATGCTTTGGCCGGAGCCTGTTGCATTGCTTGATGCCGATGTAGAGGAACCCAATTGCCGTTTTTTTCTGGATACAATGGAGGGAAAGCAGCGGGAGGTTTTCCTCCCCGTCCCTCAAATTGATGAGGCGATCTGTACCGGCTGCGGTGCCTGCAGTAGTTTTTGCCGCTATGGCGCTTTGGTACGAATAGGCAGAAAGGTCATGGCCTTTCCGAATCTTTGCCACAGCTGCGGAGCCTGTATGATGGTCTGTCCCAAAGGGGCCATCAGCGAAAAACCCTCTTTCATCGGCACCATAGATTCGGCCCAGTTCCGAGCTTTAGACGGCGGCCTTCGGACCCATCGTTGGGGGACCTTGAAGCTGGGCGCTGCTATGGCCCCTCCACTCATCAGGGAGCTGCGCAGGGAAAAAAACAAAGAGCCTCTTCAGCTGATCGATTCGCCGCCGGGGGCCAGTTGTCCGATGGCAAATGCTGTTAAAAATGCGGATCTCGTACTTATGGTTGCGGAAAATACCCCCTTTGGTGCACATGATTTGGAGAAGGCCATTTCGACTCTCGAAGAGATGGACCTCCCGGTCCTGGCTCTTATCAACCGGGCCGATCTGGGCGGAGGAGAGGCCGAAGCGGTATGCCGGCGAAAAGGTATTGATATCATTGGCCGTGTTCCCTTTGACCGAAAGGTTGCCGAATCCTATGCCCGTGGAGTACATCCGATCCTTGAGGTGCCTGCTTTTCGTCAGGCGGTAGAACAGGTTGTCGGCCATCTTATCGCTTTTTTACAAACCCGTATCGAGCAAAAAACATGA
- a CDS encoding NifB/NifX family molybdenum-iron cluster-binding protein: MIICITASGREESSQQDPRFGRCEAFYLFDDTKKEGRFIDNPFKSAVGGAGVRAAELIVKEGASRLVSGQIGPNAWDVLKEAGIRVFSSKEASVRAALDAFLAGNLSEVEAPGPAGHK; encoded by the coding sequence TTGATTATCTGTATCACAGCATCAGGACGGGAAGAGTCGTCGCAACAGGATCCCCGCTTCGGCCGATGCGAGGCGTTTTATCTCTTTGATGATACGAAGAAAGAGGGGCGTTTTATCGATAACCCCTTTAAGAGCGCAGTCGGGGGAGCCGGTGTACGAGCCGCCGAGCTCATCGTAAAAGAGGGGGCCAGTCGCCTTGTTTCAGGACAGATCGGGCCCAATGCCTGGGATGTCCTGAAAGAGGCCGGTATTCGTGTCTTCAGTTCCAAGGAGGCGAGTGTCCGTGCCGCTCTTGATGCCTTCCTTGCGGGAAATCTTTCTGAGGTCGAGGCTCCGGGGCCGGCGGGACATAAATGA
- a CDS encoding NifB/NifX family molybdenum-iron cluster-binding protein produces MKVAVAADGNMVSGHFGHCEQFVVADIANGRVESTTPVANPGHTPGALPPFVASLGASKIVAGGMGPRAIELFEANGVGCILGISGPISDALEKLAKDELEGGESSCTGSHDHDCDHEEGRS; encoded by the coding sequence ATGAAAGTTGCTGTTGCCGCTGATGGAAACATGGTCTCCGGCCATTTTGGTCACTGTGAACAATTTGTAGTGGCCGATATTGCAAACGGGAGGGTGGAATCGACCACACCGGTTGCAAATCCCGGACATACTCCCGGAGCTCTTCCTCCCTTTGTCGCTTCACTTGGAGCTTCCAAGATTGTTGCCGGCGGTATGGGACCTCGGGCCATCGAGCTTTTTGAGGCAAACGGGGTTGGTTGTATCCTCGGTATTTCGGGCCCTATTTCCGATGCACTGGAAAAACTTGCAAAGGATGAACTTGAAGGCGGAGAGAGTAGCTGTACCGGTAGCCATGATCACGATTGCGATCATGAAGAGGGGAGGAGTTGA
- a CDS encoding DUF5320 domain-containing protein: MPGRDGRGPIGYGPQTGRGLGMCGGGYGLGSGFGRGGYGRRGCGYGPHDRGGYGYPHPVSKEEREAGLAARELALEEELKWIRSMRNEEGEGANKGAEA, encoded by the coding sequence ATGCCAGGAAGGGACGGACGAGGACCTATTGGTTATGGTCCACAAACAGGACGCGGATTGGGAATGTGCGGAGGAGGCTACGGCCTAGGCAGTGGTTTTGGTCGTGGAGGCTACGGTCGAAGAGGATGCGGTTACGGTCCTCATGACCGCGGAGGATATGGCTACCCGCATCCTGTTTCGAAAGAGGAACGAGAGGCTGGCCTTGCGGCCAGGGAATTGGCCTTGGAAGAGGAACTGAAATGGATTCGCAGTATGCGAAACGAAGAAGGTGAAGGGGCGAATAAGGGGGCCGAAGCATGA
- a CDS encoding Fur family transcriptional regulator: MDYSSRGYGRGFGRGCSRAEGPFQRKGVRMTLTRRVIIDALDRADGYLSAEELFLIVREEYPGIGVATIYRTLQLLEELSLVQRVETGEGRARYAMSRDKDAGEAGVGNEVVLICDRCGKVIRQPKAAARCSELFDSLSREAEENYRFRTERQVLQIHGLCAGCAGTPSEKGR; encoded by the coding sequence ATGGATTATTCCAGTCGTGGATATGGAAGAGGGTTCGGCAGGGGCTGTTCCCGTGCCGAGGGGCCGTTTCAACGGAAAGGGGTACGAATGACATTGACACGTCGGGTCATCATTGATGCCCTTGATCGTGCCGATGGTTACCTTTCCGCCGAAGAGCTCTTTCTCATTGTACGCGAGGAATACCCGGGAATCGGGGTTGCCACCATCTACCGAACCCTGCAGCTCCTTGAAGAGCTTTCTCTTGTCCAGCGGGTGGAGACGGGGGAGGGGCGCGCACGATACGCCATGAGCCGTGATAAAGATGCGGGGGAGGCTGGTGTCGGCAACGAGGTGGTATTGATTTGCGACCGATGCGGAAAGGTCATCCGACAGCCGAAAGCGGCCGCTCGTTGCTCCGAACTTTTCGATTCTTTGAGTCGGGAAGCGGAAGAGAACTATCGCTTTCGCACCGAACGACAGGTTTTGCAAATCCACGGGCTTTGTGCGGGATGCGCGGGTACGCCTTCGGAGAAAGGCCGATGA
- a CDS encoding DUF401 family protein codes for MTIPLMLKIILSLALILVLNKIVRNLAISVAAGALLIAFWSGQTIVTAGVIASKRMLSFDNFALLLLIALVITLSNQMNQTGMMKQLVGGLKTRVSQKGALAALPAVIGLLPMPGGALFSAPLIDDCDETGELSPMQKTKINYWFRHIWEFTWPLYPGVILASDIAHVEVWQIFLVGLPLSLISITAGYFFYLRPLELTAEKRDSSRKSNGPSLLSLLAPIIIVVVIYFLIMVFIPAVGNVSKYAPMIIGLLSSILYLQIISPLPGKEWKKIALSHRTFQMVLIVLVVRVYGAFIEAPLPNGTLLMEQLRLELTAAGVPLRLLVLLIPFISGMTTGVSVGFVGACFPIVFSLLGPSPTLASTLSTLALAYPFGFMGTMMSPVHVCLIVTNEHYGTNLGPSIGAVIPPAILVMAGSLLISYIIPFIV; via the coding sequence ATGACCATACCACTTATGCTTAAGATTATTCTTTCGCTTGCCTTGATTCTTGTCCTCAATAAGATCGTTCGGAACCTTGCCATATCGGTTGCCGCCGGTGCCCTCCTCATCGCTTTCTGGAGCGGCCAGACCATCGTAACAGCCGGAGTCATTGCAAGCAAACGAATGCTCAGTTTCGACAATTTCGCTCTTTTGCTTCTTATTGCATTGGTCATCACCCTTTCGAATCAGATGAACCAAACCGGAATGATGAAGCAGTTGGTAGGAGGTCTTAAGACCCGGGTAAGCCAGAAAGGTGCCTTGGCTGCTTTACCTGCGGTGATAGGCCTTCTCCCCATGCCAGGGGGTGCCCTCTTTTCCGCACCGCTTATCGACGACTGCGACGAAACGGGTGAACTGAGCCCGATGCAAAAAACAAAGATCAACTATTGGTTTCGTCATATATGGGAGTTCACCTGGCCCCTCTATCCCGGAGTTATCCTAGCCTCCGATATAGCACATGTTGAGGTATGGCAAATTTTCCTTGTCGGTTTACCACTCTCTCTGATATCGATCACGGCAGGTTATTTTTTCTATCTGCGCCCCCTCGAGCTCACGGCAGAAAAAAGAGACAGCAGCAGGAAAAGCAACGGCCCATCGCTCTTGTCTCTACTCGCACCCATTATCATTGTAGTTGTAATCTATTTCCTGATAATGGTTTTTATCCCGGCAGTAGGAAACGTTTCGAAGTATGCGCCCATGATTATCGGGTTACTCTCCTCAATACTCTACCTACAGATCATCTCTCCTCTGCCGGGCAAAGAGTGGAAAAAGATCGCATTAAGTCACAGAACCTTCCAAATGGTTCTCATCGTATTGGTGGTACGAGTCTACGGGGCATTCATCGAGGCACCGCTGCCTAACGGGACCTTGCTGATGGAGCAACTTCGGCTGGAGCTGACCGCTGCAGGGGTGCCCCTTCGTCTGCTTGTCCTTCTCATACCCTTTATCAGCGGCATGACGACGGGGGTCTCCGTGGGATTTGTCGGCGCATGCTTTCCCATCGTTTTCAGCCTTCTCGGTCCATCCCCCACGCTTGCTTCGACCCTCTCAACCCTGGCCCTGGCCTACCCCTTTGGTTTCATGGGAACCATGATGAGCCCGGTCCACGTCTGTCTCATTGTCACAAATGAACACTACGGAACAAACCTCGGCCCAAGTATCGGCGCAGTAATTCCACCGGCAATCCTTGTTATGGCCGGCAGTTTACTGATCTCCTATATCATTCCGTTTATAGTATAG